In Paenibacillus sp. J23TS9, a single genomic region encodes these proteins:
- a CDS encoding baseplate J/gp47 family protein — translation MSSSFDSLQDIDFIEVDAASIQHSIITTFEGLIGKKLFPADPRRLFVLGLAQIIIQQQILLNHNKKADLLKYAVGPKLDHIGIMQDVTRLPAAAARTTITFTLSVPLTSAIIIPAGTRTAPQGADGSLFFVTDDVLEIPSGALVGSVTALCSIPGALGNEFLPGQIDTLIDPIPFVQSAVNVTESAGGAAGETDDAFRERIRTAPESFSVAGPEGAYRYWAMTASSSIVDVAVTSPAEREVVVVPLLTGGKMPTPDILDAVNEALNDRTVRPLTDHVTVQAPIPINYDITLTYYVARSRAAESTSIQAAVIAAVEAYRLWQRSKLGRDINPSELIWRVMGAGALRVNVAAPAFVEVSEIQLAQDTQVVVTYGGLADD, via the coding sequence GTGAGCAGCAGCTTTGACTCACTGCAAGACATTGATTTTATAGAAGTAGATGCAGCATCAATTCAACATAGCATCATAACCACTTTCGAGGGGCTTATCGGTAAAAAGCTGTTTCCGGCTGATCCGAGACGCCTCTTTGTTTTGGGGTTGGCTCAAATCATTATCCAGCAGCAAATTTTACTTAACCACAACAAAAAGGCAGACTTGCTCAAATATGCAGTCGGTCCGAAATTGGATCATATTGGGATCATGCAGGATGTAACTCGTCTACCTGCAGCAGCCGCCAGGACGACAATCACATTCACTCTCTCTGTGCCCCTTACATCGGCAATTATCATTCCAGCGGGTACCCGGACTGCTCCACAAGGGGCAGACGGTTCGCTGTTCTTTGTTACTGATGATGTTTTAGAGATTCCTTCAGGAGCTCTTGTGGGGAGCGTGACAGCACTGTGTTCGATTCCAGGAGCATTGGGGAATGAATTCCTTCCGGGACAGATAGACACGCTGATTGACCCCATCCCGTTCGTTCAGAGTGCGGTGAATGTTACTGAGAGCGCGGGAGGTGCAGCTGGAGAAACGGATGACGCATTCCGTGAGCGGATCCGGACAGCGCCGGAAAGCTTCTCGGTAGCTGGCCCCGAAGGTGCATATCGTTATTGGGCGATGACGGCCAGCTCATCGATTGTTGATGTTGCGGTAACATCTCCTGCAGAGCGAGAGGTCGTGGTGGTGCCACTCCTTACAGGTGGGAAGATGCCGACACCAGATATCTTGGACGCTGTTAACGAAGCTTTGAATGATCGTACAGTCCGTCCGCTTACAGACCATGTGACTGTCCAAGCACCAATCCCAATCAACTACGACATCACTTTAACCTATTATGTAGCCCGGAGTCGCGCGGCAGAATCAACCTCCATACAAGCAGCAGTCATAGCAGCTGTAGAAGCATACAGGCTTTGGCAAAGGTCCAAGCTCGGACGGGATATTAATCCATCGGAGCTTATTTGGCGTGTAATGGGAGCGGGAGCGCTGCGGGTTAACGTGGCAGCACCTGCTTTTGTTGAGGTGTCTGAGATACAACTAGCTCAGGATACCCAGGTTGTCGTCACATATGGAGGACTGGCAGATGATTGA
- a CDS encoding phage major tail tube protein, giving the protein MGRNQIDEKLIDYTVFLNANTYLGVSGVQLPSLEMMSDTLKGAGIAGEIDSITPGHFGPMPITLNWRTSPTQEAIQLMKPKAHLIDFRAAIQVFDKSNSEYKTIGKKITVKAMPKKLDLGKAEAATTMDGSTEMECIYLKIEEDGKVMIEIDKLNNIYVVDGVDYRAELRSILGL; this is encoded by the coding sequence ATGGGACGTAATCAAATCGATGAAAAACTGATTGATTATACGGTGTTTTTGAATGCGAACACATATCTTGGCGTATCGGGTGTGCAGCTGCCGTCTCTGGAAATGATGTCGGATACGCTGAAGGGGGCGGGGATTGCCGGGGAGATTGACTCCATTACGCCGGGACACTTTGGTCCGATGCCGATCACGTTGAACTGGCGAACATCGCCAACACAAGAAGCGATCCAGCTAATGAAGCCAAAAGCGCATTTGATTGACTTCCGTGCTGCGATCCAAGTCTTTGATAAATCGAACTCGGAATACAAAACCATCGGCAAGAAAATTACCGTTAAGGCAATGCCGAAGAAGCTGGACCTCGGCAAAGCGGAAGCGGCGACAACCATGGACGGAAGCACCGAAATGGAATGCATTTATCTGAAAATTGAAGAAGACGGCAAGGTTATGATCGAGATCGACAAGCTCAATAACATTTATGTTGTTGACGGTGTGGATTATCGTGCAGAGCTTCGCTCAATTCTCGGACTGTAG
- a CDS encoding phage tail assembly protein has translation MEEYKLSKPIEFDGKKIEKLSLNLEGLTGQDIMICEQEFRDRCRPGEIVELIEVNKLFLAILAARAAKAPYDLFAELSAKDFCRITVEVQAFLAP, from the coding sequence ATGGAAGAATATAAATTGTCAAAGCCGATAGAATTCGACGGTAAGAAAATTGAAAAATTGAGCCTTAACTTGGAAGGTTTGACGGGCCAGGACATCATGATATGTGAGCAGGAGTTTCGTGACAGATGCAGACCAGGCGAGATCGTTGAGCTCATTGAAGTGAATAAACTCTTCTTAGCGATCCTAGCAGCTCGCGCTGCGAAGGCCCCTTATGATTTGTTTGCAGAACTAAGCGCAAAGGATTTTTGCCGGATCACCGTCGAGGTACAAGCTTTTTTAGCGCCGTAG
- a CDS encoding phage tail protein I, translating into MSSHMEDWQMIDLKSISMLNMLPDNFKRDPNISASARALDDQLRSLSDQIMRLPRFSRMDELDDEEADELAWQFHVDFYDPALPIEQKRELVKNAFRFHRRKGTPAAVEDLISILFGEGKVEEWFEYGGVPGRFQVITNNPAVTQERAQEFYRAVESVNRLSAKLERVILSQVEEIRNYTGFAIQIGEFIRI; encoded by the coding sequence TTGTCGTCACATATGGAGGACTGGCAGATGATTGATCTTAAGAGTATCAGCATGCTTAATATGCTGCCGGATAATTTCAAACGTGATCCTAATATATCAGCATCAGCCCGTGCGCTAGATGATCAACTTCGAAGTTTATCTGACCAGATCATGAGACTCCCACGGTTTTCGCGCATGGATGAACTTGATGACGAAGAAGCCGACGAACTGGCCTGGCAGTTCCATGTGGACTTCTACGACCCGGCGCTGCCGATCGAGCAGAAGCGGGAACTGGTGAAGAACGCTTTCCGGTTTCATCGTAGGAAAGGCACACCTGCTGCCGTTGAGGATCTTATCTCGATTCTCTTTGGTGAGGGTAAAGTCGAGGAGTGGTTTGAATACGGTGGCGTTCCTGGTCGGTTCCAAGTCATCACCAATAACCCAGCAGTAACTCAGGAGCGTGCTCAGGAGTTTTACCGAGCTGTCGAGTCTGTTAACAGGCTATCTGCCAAACTGGAACGGGTCATCTTGTCTCAGGTTGAAGAAATCCGCAATTATACCGGCTTTGCAATTCAGATTGGCGAATTTATTAGAATTTAG
- a CDS encoding tail protein X, producing the protein MGQYRTIQGDMWDAFAYKVYGNEKLFPILMVANPQYITVVIFDAGAQLVVPDPPEETVDDLPPWKRDDVD; encoded by the coding sequence GTGGGCCAGTATAGGACAATTCAAGGCGATATGTGGGATGCCTTCGCTTATAAGGTATACGGAAATGAAAAGCTGTTTCCTATCCTGATGGTGGCTAATCCTCAATATATAACCGTGGTAATTTTTGATGCCGGCGCTCAGCTCGTCGTTCCCGATCCACCAGAGGAAACGGTGGACGACCTCCCACCATGGAAGCGAGATGATGTCGATTGA
- a CDS encoding phage tail protein, giving the protein MSIHIQLNAEAIKKAEEVLADFGDKVKVRALNNALQRTGQKTKTEVSRKVRELYTVPAGEVSKAVKVIRTGNGLVTIVVSGEARKLIKFKTNPSRVLKRRPKVQKAMVKKGGLKSVIGAFVAQAGGHTGVFMRGPNARHQKISKNDRAIWSQLPIAELYGPSVPSMFNNEEARKEVERVASETFMQRIEHEANREWERLRK; this is encoded by the coding sequence ATGAGCATTCATATCCAGCTCAACGCCGAAGCCATCAAAAAGGCCGAGGAAGTGCTTGCTGATTTTGGTGATAAGGTGAAGGTACGGGCGCTCAACAATGCCCTCCAGCGGACCGGGCAGAAGACCAAAACGGAAGTATCTCGCAAGGTGCGTGAACTCTATACTGTTCCTGCCGGAGAGGTCAGCAAGGCTGTGAAGGTCATCCGCACAGGAAACGGATTAGTTACGATCGTTGTCAGTGGGGAAGCTCGAAAGCTTATCAAATTTAAAACAAATCCAAGTCGTGTCCTTAAACGTCGGCCAAAAGTACAGAAAGCCATGGTCAAAAAGGGCGGCCTGAAATCTGTTATCGGGGCATTTGTGGCACAGGCTGGCGGACATACAGGTGTGTTTATGAGGGGGCCAAATGCTCGGCATCAAAAGATATCCAAGAATGACCGCGCCATCTGGTCACAGTTGCCTATAGCAGAGCTGTACGGTCCGAGCGTTCCGTCCATGTTTAACAATGAGGAAGCGCGTAAAGAAGTTGAACGTGTGGCCTCTGAAACCTTCATGCAGCGTATCGAACACGAAGCAAATCGTGAATGGGAGCGATTGAGAAAATGA
- a CDS encoding tail fiber protein — MSSFTKALTNKGLALQAKAQAGVQLKYTKFVIGDGRLTGQSMPALTNIISPKKTVPITKLKMRPPNEAIVGFVLSNQDVATGFFFREMGLFAMDPDEGEILYWYANAGETADYIPPGTNGIVSLLEAENLVVNVGYGATVDDTQAGATNGKCVKFAYATNGNGKAAISGDTLKGLLGNKAGQFKVRARLKVDNTASTVKSFVLCMQNPQTMTPFEQHKGDGVPSDDQVMFSPSELKTDWTWVELPFYWDGVQPVELWTGRPPGLSPGTTIWEDQIQFVGENTSGNSDVIQKSVDILAFVGQATNVSASIDQSLVYVTHPELQEAIDGVKVVIPGATLDKEGIVQLSNATDGVRENVAPTEKALGLVMKEAQEGKQAGIDRKAEVVAALNSIGVMASTSESWTQLLPKIAAVIRATGDATVADVLTGKKFSNANGNGLTGTMPNRGAPALKVGDTLLAGYYSGGKVGTPPVGKQEFSTVGTYNFTIPEGVTRITVVLSGGGGGGGGGYNGTAGGGGGATGGVSIGTLNVVPGQSCSIVVGSGGKGGNGTTGGSAEKGSDGGSSSLSVNGFTITAYGGGGGYPGTYNGGSGNPGTGGSPGSGFSTYGFGVSGGSGGSAPKNNGVGGYGAKHGFGSGGDGGSGDGISIGGSGSSGSSGRVFILY, encoded by the coding sequence ATGTCGTCCTTTACGAAGGCATTAACGAACAAAGGGTTAGCTCTGCAAGCCAAGGCACAGGCTGGAGTCCAGCTAAAATATACCAAGTTTGTAATCGGCGATGGACGTCTTACTGGACAGTCGATGCCCGCGCTCACTAATATTATAAGTCCGAAAAAAACAGTACCAATCACAAAATTAAAAATGCGGCCTCCTAATGAAGCTATAGTCGGATTTGTTCTGTCGAATCAGGATGTTGCGACGGGCTTTTTCTTTCGTGAAATGGGACTCTTTGCTATGGATCCGGATGAGGGTGAAATTCTATATTGGTATGCAAATGCAGGGGAGACTGCTGATTACATCCCACCAGGTACGAATGGCATAGTGTCATTATTGGAAGCTGAGAACCTGGTTGTTAATGTCGGTTATGGAGCAACCGTTGATGATACGCAGGCCGGGGCAACTAATGGTAAATGTGTAAAGTTTGCTTATGCGACAAACGGAAACGGAAAAGCCGCTATAAGCGGTGATACTCTCAAAGGTCTACTAGGGAACAAGGCTGGGCAATTTAAAGTGCGGGCAAGGCTCAAAGTGGACAATACGGCTTCAACTGTTAAATCATTCGTTCTCTGCATGCAAAATCCTCAAACAATGACGCCATTCGAACAGCATAAAGGGGATGGGGTTCCGAGTGATGACCAGGTAATGTTTTCGCCGAGCGAACTGAAGACGGACTGGACATGGGTGGAATTACCTTTTTATTGGGACGGCGTGCAGCCTGTTGAGTTATGGACCGGAAGACCCCCTGGTCTATCTCCCGGAACAACGATCTGGGAGGATCAAATACAATTTGTCGGTGAAAACACAAGCGGAAACAGTGATGTTATCCAAAAAAGTGTTGATATCTTAGCATTTGTGGGGCAGGCAACTAATGTGTCCGCGAGTATAGATCAATCGCTCGTGTATGTAACGCATCCGGAATTACAAGAAGCGATCGATGGGGTCAAAGTTGTGATACCTGGAGCCACTCTTGATAAAGAGGGTATCGTTCAGCTGTCCAACGCGACGGACGGAGTGAGGGAGAATGTGGCGCCAACGGAGAAAGCCTTGGGGTTGGTCATGAAAGAAGCGCAGGAGGGAAAGCAAGCTGGAATTGATCGTAAAGCGGAAGTGGTTGCCGCGCTCAATTCCATTGGCGTAATGGCATCCACAAGCGAGTCATGGACGCAGCTCTTACCAAAGATTGCTGCGGTGATCCGAGCAACAGGTGATGCAACAGTAGCAGATGTGTTAACAGGGAAAAAGTTCTCAAATGCTAACGGAAACGGATTGACTGGTACAATGCCAAATAGGGGTGCACCAGCGCTTAAAGTGGGTGATACCCTGCTTGCTGGGTATTACAGCGGAGGAAAAGTTGGAACACCTCCAGTGGGAAAGCAGGAATTTTCTACTGTAGGGACCTATAATTTCACTATTCCTGAAGGTGTAACCAGGATAACTGTTGTACTCTCTGGGGGAGGCGGCGGCGGTGGCGGTGGGTACAATGGCACTGCAGGCGGTGGCGGCGGAGCTACAGGAGGGGTCAGCATAGGTACACTTAATGTTGTTCCTGGTCAAAGCTGTAGTATTGTGGTAGGAAGCGGTGGCAAGGGCGGTAATGGTACTACTGGTGGCAGTGCTGAGAAAGGTAGCGATGGCGGAAGCTCAAGCCTTAGCGTCAACGGTTTTACAATTACCGCATATGGTGGAGGTGGCGGGTACCCTGGAACCTATAACGGTGGATCTGGTAATCCAGGAACAGGTGGTAGCCCTGGTTCCGGTTTTTCTACGTACGGTTTTGGTGTCTCTGGGGGAAGTGGCGGGAGTGCGCCTAAAAATAATGGTGTTGGTGGGTATGGAGCAAAGCATGGATTTGGTAGCGGTGGCGATGGTGGTTCTGGTGATGGTATCTCAATTGGTGGTAGTGGCAGCAGCGGTAGCAGCGGTAGAGTATTCATTTTATATTAG
- a CDS encoding GPW/gp25 family protein: MIVNFAPKNLVEELDQNIKCITETIAGSVPLARSFGIDQADIDTPVNFVQSQMTNKIISAIQDFEPRVVVDSVTYDTDDAGKVKPYVKYSIAEEAMT, from the coding sequence ATGATTGTAAATTTTGCTCCAAAGAATCTTGTCGAAGAGCTGGATCAAAATATTAAGTGTATTACTGAGACTATTGCGGGATCAGTGCCTCTCGCTCGATCATTTGGTATTGATCAGGCTGATATTGATACTCCGGTTAACTTTGTACAGTCCCAAATGACAAACAAAATCATCTCAGCGATCCAAGATTTCGAGCCCCGTGTTGTTGTTGATTCAGTCACTTATGATACAGACGATGCTGGCAAGGTTAAACCATACGTTAAATATAGCATCGCGGAGGAGGCGATGACGTGA
- a CDS encoding YolD-like family protein, with protein MAKKLEGNGLFESSRWLLPEHREAYSHQLTHKDPIIKPVIDEQEWQQIGEVLSESFNEHVRITIKVFDPYEEIELSGFVTVINMFLKEIKLRNEDDWDWIKFNDILSAST; from the coding sequence ATGGCAAAGAAACTGGAGGGCAATGGGTTATTTGAATCATCTCGTTGGTTATTACCAGAGCATCGTGAGGCGTACTCACATCAGCTGACACACAAGGACCCAATTATTAAGCCGGTGATTGATGAGCAGGAATGGCAGCAGATCGGGGAAGTATTGAGCGAGTCGTTTAATGAACATGTTCGTATTACAATCAAAGTCTTTGATCCGTATGAAGAAATAGAGTTAAGCGGCTTTGTTACGGTAATCAATATGTTTCTGAAGGAAATCAAACTCCGCAATGAGGATGATTGGGACTGGATTAAATTCAATGACATTTTGTCGGCAAGTACATAA
- a CDS encoding phage tail protein codes for MIGAFGEVNFLVSDTKIRTFDDFRRSCTGRWADHEVIGKKPLSQFIGPGLDSITFKMRFDAFLGLNPRVEMDRLVTMERSGKPYTLTIDDKALGVYKWTIRQLDEDFITVDNAGRLLVSEVTIELKEYVQ; via the coding sequence ATGATTGGCGCTTTCGGAGAAGTGAACTTCCTGGTATCCGACACAAAAATTCGGACTTTTGATGACTTCCGCAGATCCTGTACAGGTAGGTGGGCGGATCATGAGGTTATCGGAAAAAAGCCGCTATCACAATTCATCGGTCCTGGACTCGACTCCATTACTTTTAAAATGCGCTTTGACGCATTTCTCGGGCTTAACCCACGAGTTGAGATGGACCGTCTGGTGACGATGGAGCGCTCTGGAAAGCCGTACACTCTAACCATAGATGATAAAGCCTTGGGGGTCTATAAATGGACAATACGGCAGCTGGATGAGGATTTTATAACCGTCGATAACGCTGGAAGGCTTCTTGTCTCTGAAGTTACCATCGAGCTAAAGGAGTATGTACAATGA
- a CDS encoding phage tail protein: MVFKHGVYVNEKAQAPVSSNQDSTIPVVFGTAPKGPANTPVMVKSYSQAVEVFGFSEDFVSFTLSEFIDAHFNLYGLSQAILINVLDPGTAKKSNTGNLDISQELTVTDVQYPVMDSVKIKKASAELVKGTDYTVELDGDGYLVISIPTGSSVVLPAAGLTLTYDAADPSKVKSADLIGKADVATGKRTGFELLDTVIPMFGVVPGLVLAPKYSADNAVAAALTAKSQKINSMFKVFALTDLDTTTIRTKKAAIDAKKTGASGQDICWPKVIYKNKQYHMSTLKAGLIVQMDAANNGIPSISPSNRTMIADGCVLADGTPVFIGMDEANELNGAGISTLLSFIGAPRAWGNRTAAYPDGATEMKDVFISAKRMMFWLNNRIVTDTWEDVDNNITKRFVESVTDKHNLRLNGLVSMGVLLGGRCTFNPADNPDSQLLDGKIKFAVAVGLSPVAEAMEFTIEVDTSYLSTITAG; the protein is encoded by the coding sequence ATGGTGTTTAAACATGGTGTATATGTTAACGAAAAGGCGCAGGCTCCTGTATCAAGTAATCAGGACTCTACAATCCCGGTGGTGTTTGGCACGGCTCCGAAAGGTCCTGCTAATACCCCGGTGATGGTCAAGTCATACTCACAAGCTGTTGAAGTTTTCGGGTTCTCAGAGGATTTTGTCAGCTTTACGCTATCCGAATTTATTGATGCTCATTTTAATCTTTACGGTCTATCTCAGGCGATCCTCATTAACGTCTTGGACCCGGGGACGGCCAAAAAGAGCAATACGGGGAACTTGGACATTTCTCAGGAACTCACCGTCACGGATGTTCAATATCCAGTCATGGACAGCGTTAAGATCAAGAAGGCATCGGCTGAGCTTGTCAAAGGAACGGATTACACCGTCGAATTGGACGGTGATGGTTATCTGGTCATTTCCATACCGACAGGCAGCTCGGTTGTTTTGCCTGCTGCAGGTTTGACCCTGACCTACGATGCAGCTGATCCGTCAAAAGTCAAAAGCGCTGACCTGATCGGCAAGGCAGATGTTGCTACGGGGAAAAGAACAGGATTTGAGCTTTTGGATACTGTCATCCCGATGTTCGGCGTGGTTCCCGGGCTGGTATTGGCTCCAAAGTACAGCGCGGATAATGCGGTGGCTGCGGCGCTGACAGCAAAATCGCAAAAGATCAATTCGATGTTTAAGGTGTTCGCGTTGACTGACCTCGACACGACCACGATCAGGACGAAGAAAGCGGCCATTGACGCGAAGAAAACAGGGGCGTCTGGTCAGGATATCTGCTGGCCGAAAGTTATTTATAAAAATAAACAGTACCACATGAGTACGCTCAAGGCGGGACTTATCGTACAGATGGATGCAGCGAATAACGGTATCCCATCAATTTCGCCGTCAAACCGGACAATGATTGCAGATGGCTGCGTCTTGGCAGATGGCACCCCGGTGTTTATCGGCATGGATGAAGCCAATGAGCTCAACGGTGCTGGCATTTCGACGCTGTTGTCGTTTATCGGTGCACCTCGTGCTTGGGGCAACCGAACTGCCGCCTATCCAGACGGAGCAACCGAGATGAAGGATGTGTTTATCTCAGCCAAACGCATGATGTTCTGGCTCAATAATCGCATCGTCACCGACACCTGGGAAGATGTAGACAACAACATCACCAAGCGGTTTGTTGAGTCGGTTACAGATAAGCACAACCTTAGGCTTAATGGGCTTGTATCCATGGGGGTGCTTCTGGGCGGCCGCTGTACGTTCAACCCAGCGGACAACCCAGACAGTCAACTTCTTGACGGAAAAATCAAATTTGCCGTGGCCGTAGGGCTTTCACCTGTTGCTGAGGCAATGGAGTTTACGATCGAAGTAGATACATCATACCTATCCACTATTACTGCGGGGTAA
- a CDS encoding phage holin family protein yields the protein MDWNMIWTLIDPRLLIVVAACWIIGFILKKTPRVPDWIIVYVVVVFAVALTVWLLGWGPESLIQGILAGAFAVFGHQVVKQAKNGADQE from the coding sequence ATGGATTGGAATATGATTTGGACATTGATTGACCCGCGGCTGCTGATCGTGGTGGCGGCATGCTGGATTATTGGATTTATTCTCAAAAAGACGCCGCGCGTACCTGATTGGATCATTGTTTATGTCGTGGTGGTATTTGCTGTAGCTCTTACTGTATGGCTGCTTGGTTGGGGACCAGAGTCGCTTATACAGGGCATCTTAGCTGGGGCCTTTGCTGTGTTTGGGCATCAGGTGGTCAAGCAGGCAAAGAACGGGGCTGATCAGGAATGA
- a CDS encoding phage late control D family protein: protein MNYNGKNITQDLADYNLDISFTDAPSGELDDLQIRLSDRDRKWQKTWAPEEGDKIQASIEVVNWYKEGDRKKYNCGTFHVDGLTFSGVPDEVTIKAASFPVSSDVRQEKRTKVWEKVKLSTIAQDIASRAKLKLVREVPDDPSYDRIEQFEKTDFAFLLELTSQEGIAVKVTDNKLVLFDESKFEKGKSVATFECGKDNILSYSFDWSAENCAYRGCELTYDETIKTTVKTPGKDKDNGGSIFEPMALKAKTTKTDGGIFEPGGGSSTKPKPVKKPKKGKAKSIKQSNKVTYIPPGAPASGPILRIKENASSQADARRIAKNRLRERNKLANKATMTIVGDIRITKGVVVTVAGFGRFDGKYIVDSVVHQIGGGGYQTRMDIRKILGW, encoded by the coding sequence GTGAATTATAACGGCAAGAACATCACGCAGGATCTTGCGGATTACAATCTGGACATTTCCTTTACCGATGCTCCGAGTGGAGAACTGGACGACCTGCAGATCAGGCTGTCTGATCGTGATCGCAAATGGCAAAAAACATGGGCTCCCGAAGAAGGAGACAAGATACAAGCAAGCATCGAGGTCGTAAACTGGTACAAGGAAGGTGACCGTAAGAAATATAATTGCGGTACATTCCATGTAGATGGGCTGACCTTCTCCGGAGTGCCTGATGAAGTAACAATAAAGGCTGCCTCATTTCCTGTATCTTCAGACGTAAGACAAGAAAAACGAACGAAAGTATGGGAAAAGGTAAAGCTATCTACAATCGCCCAGGACATCGCGAGCCGTGCAAAATTAAAGCTTGTGCGCGAGGTTCCAGATGATCCGTCCTATGATCGCATTGAGCAGTTTGAAAAAACAGACTTTGCATTTTTGTTGGAGTTGACGTCGCAAGAGGGAATTGCAGTAAAGGTAACCGACAACAAACTGGTGCTCTTTGATGAGTCTAAATTTGAAAAAGGAAAATCAGTGGCCACTTTTGAGTGTGGTAAAGACAACATACTGAGCTATTCTTTTGACTGGTCGGCGGAGAATTGCGCATACCGCGGTTGTGAACTCACCTACGATGAGACCATAAAGACCACTGTTAAAACGCCCGGCAAGGACAAGGATAATGGGGGCTCTATATTTGAGCCGATGGCCTTAAAAGCTAAGACCACAAAAACCGATGGCGGGATATTTGAACCGGGTGGGGGAAGCTCAACGAAACCCAAACCTGTTAAGAAGCCTAAAAAGGGCAAAGCCAAGTCGATTAAACAATCGAATAAGGTAACCTATATACCGCCCGGTGCTCCTGCATCCGGGCCCATTTTGCGTATAAAAGAGAATGCATCCTCTCAAGCCGATGCTCGACGTATTGCCAAAAATCGGCTACGTGAGCGGAACAAGCTCGCAAATAAGGCTACAATGACAATCGTTGGAGATATCCGGATCACAAAGGGTGTGGTTGTTACTGTTGCCGGTTTTGGACGCTTTGACGGGAAGTACATCGTGGATAGCGTTGTGCATCAAATCGGCGGAGGCGGATACCAGACACGGATGGATATCAGAAAGATATTGGGGTGGTAA
- a CDS encoding glycoside hydrolase family 73 protein, whose amino-acid sequence MIKSEFIATIAPCAVKDMQVTGVPASLTIAQAALESGWGASGLTKQANNLFGIKGKGTAGSCTMPTKEYVNGKQITVNAAFRAYYNWSESVADHSKLILNGTKYKPTRYHGVLNADYKTAALEIRKGGYATDPNYTQLLINIIEQYKLYQYDLKEGEQPMTAAEQKEFEELKSTIKQQAEWIKSQKELTEMPCPSWAKDAYAFYKPYIANEKGSYDFWRQLVINYRKENNIIVNK is encoded by the coding sequence ATGATTAAATCTGAGTTTATCGCAACAATTGCACCATGCGCTGTTAAGGATATGCAGGTAACAGGCGTTCCTGCATCTCTCACGATAGCTCAGGCCGCGCTGGAGTCCGGATGGGGAGCTAGTGGGCTGACCAAACAGGCTAATAACCTATTTGGCATAAAAGGTAAGGGGACAGCCGGCAGCTGCACTATGCCAACAAAAGAATATGTTAATGGCAAGCAGATCACGGTAAATGCTGCATTCCGGGCCTATTACAACTGGTCAGAATCCGTTGCAGATCACTCCAAGTTGATCCTCAATGGTACCAAGTATAAACCCACGAGATACCACGGCGTCCTGAATGCTGATTATAAAACAGCAGCCTTGGAGATTCGGAAAGGTGGGTATGCAACTGATCCAAATTACACACAGCTGCTGATCAATATCATTGAGCAGTACAAGCTTTACCAATATGACTTAAAGGAAGGTGAACAACCAATGACAGCAGCAGAGCAGAAGGAGTTTGAAGAACTTAAAAGCACCATTAAGCAGCAAGCAGAATGGATTAAATCCCAAAAGGAACTGACTGAAATGCCGTGCCCGTCTTGGGCGAAGGATGCTTATGCATTTTATAAACCGTATATTGCTAACGAAAAGGGCAGCTATGACTTTTGGCGGCAGCTCGTGATCAACTACCGGAAAGAAAATAACATCATAGTAAACAAATAA